One Helicobacter pylori genomic window, TTGTTTATCGCTTAAGGTAAGGAAAAAATCTTCTTTTTCTTCCTTTTTAAAGTCTTTGTAATCTCGTATCGTTTGGTTGGGGAATTCTTGTTCAAAAAAGAATTCAAACTTATCGCATAAGAATTTATACAAAAAGCATTGCGTGATGATCTTGTATTCGTTGCCGTCGTTCCCTAAACCAAAACTCGTGCAAATGACTTTTAAATCGTCAATGAGGCTTAGGGTGTCTTGTTTGATTTGTAATAAAGCGTTATTAGGCATGTAAATTTCCTTGATGGTGGTTTTGCGTGAGCTCGTTAAAAAGGGTTTGAGCGATAAATTCTTTTTCTTTTTCTAAATCTTTTAAGGAGGGGTCTTCTTTGAAAGCGTTCCTTAATTCTGCTTTTATGGCAGTTTTTAGGTAATACTCTTCGTTTAAGATTTCTTGACGCTTAAAAATACGCGCATCAATAGCGCTTTTTAGCGCACTTAAAAGCGTGAAAATTCCCGTTTGATTAGAAATATTTTGTTCCATGAGGCGCTTATGAAGGCGTTTGTGCGTGATTGCATAAGCTCGATCATTATTGTATTTGTTTAATAGGTTGGTGGTTTGCTCCTTATGTTGTTTTAGTTGTGAAATGATCACGCTATAAGAATGAGAAATTCCATCAAAATTATGATTGGTTAGGGGTTCTTGGATCAGTTTTGAAAGCTCTTTAGAAATCTTTTGAACTTCTTTGTCTTGTTTGTCCGGGATTTTTTCTAACATCTCTTTAGCTTGCTTGTATTTAGCGCTAATTTCTTCTTTTTCTTTAAAGCGCAATTCTTTGCTTTCTTTAAATTCTATTTTAAAGTCTAAAAGAGCGATGAGATCTTCTAAAACGATTAAATCGTTTGGGTTTTTAGGCTCATTGATATTTTTTAACGCATGGAGTTGTTTGGCTTTTTTGCCAAGCATTGAAGAGATTTTGCTGATCTTTTCAATATCCATTTTTTCTTTTAGTGAAAGGATTTTTTCATCGCTAGAAGTGCGGATTAAATTGTAGTTTATTTTGAGCGTGTTAATGGCATGTGAAACTTTTAAAAGCTCGTTCATTTCGCTGATACCAACAATGGCGCTAGTCATGGCCTCTATATCATCAATGGGGTAATTAAAAAGATCATCATAGGCGTTTTTAATGTCTTTTTCTAAAGTCTCACGATCCGCAAACATGTCTTTGAGATTGTCTTTGATATTAGAATCGCTTTGATTGAATTGGTTTAATTCTTTCAAATAATCATCAGTCGTTTTGTCAAAATTTTCTTGAATCCCTACAAAATCTATAAGGTAGCCCAAAGACATGTTGTTATAGGAGCGATTCACTCTGGCCAGGGCTTGGAGTAAATTGTGATCTTTTAACTCTCTGTGGATATAAAGGCGTTTGAGATTGGGTAAATCAAAGCCGGTTAAAAGCATGTTAAACACAAAGACTATATCCGTATCTCCATGTTTGAAAGAATGAATCTTTTCTTTGACTTCTTGTTCGTCATGCAAAATGAGACTGGATTGGAGTTTGTTTAAAATCCTTAGGTTGGGGTTTTCTTGTAAGACTTTTTCTTGGACTTCATTAAAAAGCAAATTAGCTAATTTGGCTTGAGCGCTTGAAAAACAAACCACCATAGCCTTTAAATTTTCATCATTATTTACACGCCTAAATTTCAATAAATCTCTGATGATATAAAAGAGCATTTCTTTAATGTATCTTTCATGATTAAAAATAAATTCTTTTTTAACCTCTATGTCTTCAATAGTGATGCTTTCTTGTAAAAGGCGATAGATTTTTTGTAGTTTTTCTTTGTAGCTCTTTTCAATGCTTTCTAACTGGAGTTTTAGGGTGTGTCTGTCTTTAATGGATTCTGCATAAGAATAAGTGTGCAAGTAGTTGCCAAAAGTGTTTTTAGTGGCTTTATCTTGCGCGTTGTCTTCTAATAGGGGCGTGCCTGTGAGAGCGATTTTAATCGCTGTCTTGTCGCATTCTATCAAATTAGCGTAAAAACAGCCTTTAGGGTCATAGCTCCTGTGGGCTTCATCTATGATAAACACCCTTTGTAAATCGTGGCTATCTTTTGCCGCTTCTTGTAATTCTGTTTTAGAAATAATTTCTTTAGGAGCGCTAGAAGGGTCTTCATTAGGGGCTTTTTCTTCATTGGGGGCTTTGAATTTTTGGATATTCACAACGATGATTTCATCATTCCCTTGAGGGCCTTCAAACACTCTAGAGTTTTTTAATTTTTGGCTCAGATCCTCTTTATTTTCTGCCTCATGCACACAAAGGCCTCTTTTTAAAAACTCGTTTTTGGCTTGCTCTAATAAATCCAACCTGTCCACAATAAAATAAAATTTAGTCTTTTTGTTTAGCGGGCTAAAAAAGTCTCTGATGAGTTTGGTTAAATGGTAGGTTAAGGCGGTTTTACCGCTGCCTTGCGTGTGCCAAATGATGCCTTTTAGGGGATCTTTGGGGTTCGTTTCATAATGCTTTTGCAATTCTTTTAAAACGTTCAAGCTCGCAAACATCTGCGCGTAACGCCAAAGGTGTTTTTTAAACTCTGATTTTTCTTTTAAGAAACTGATGCCGTATTTTAGGATAAAGCAAAGCCTTTTGTGAGAGCAAAACGAAGTTAAAAGGGGGTTTGTGGGGGTGTCTTCAGGGCTTTTTGGGGTGTCGGTATCTTTAAGGTTAAATTCTTTTAAGACGCGTTTTTGAATTTCTTCAAGCGATCTGTGATTTTGATGATTTTGATCATTTTCGGGGGGGGGGGGTAATATCTAGCTTATTAGATTCAATAAAGCGTTGGAAAATGGGCGAATAAGAAGCGCTATAAAACGCGCCTTGATTGGGGTTGTTTTCATCATAGGGCAAGTTATCGCTAAAGAGCCAGATTTGCGCAAGGTTATAAAAAACTTTGTTTTCGGGGTTTTTGTAGCGTTGGATATGGCGATCTTTTTCCTCTTTAATGCCTTGTCCGGCTAAAGGCTGCTTAACTTCTATATTCACCAAAGGTAAGCCGTTAATAAAAAGGGTGATGTCAGGCCTAAAGGATTTGTAGGGTAATTCAGCCATCATTTCATAAAGATTGTTGTTAGGGTTATCAAAGTCTATAATTTGATGTTCGCTTTTGAGTAAGTATTCATAAAAGCTTTTGCCTAAATCATCGTAATTCAAGCGTTTTTTCATTTCAGCAAGAACATCTTTTGCGTTTTTAGTGGGGTTTAACCGCTCAAAGGCTTGAGTGAAACTATCGGTTAAAATATTGGTGGCGGTGTCTAGGTTAGGCTTATCTTTTTGAGAAATAAAGTTATAGCCCAACTTGGCTAAATGCATCAAGGCAGGGATTTGAACCATTGTGATTTCATTGTATGGCATGAACACCTCTTTGATTTAAGGTTGTTATTATAGTGTAAAAGTGAAAATCATGGTTGTTTGAGCTGCCTTTGCAATAACAAACAAGCTTTTTTAAGGAATTGTTTTAAGGTGTTTTGAGAGAATTTGATAAAATGCGTCAGCTCATTTTCTTTAAGATGCAATGAAACGATTAAGACGCTTTGTAAGATATGAGCGATACTCCCTTCAAATAAAATGCCGATAGTGGGGGTTTTAGCGCTAATTATTTGGCAAAACCCGTTCAAACTATCCACCCATTCAAATATTTCTTGCTTGGTTTTACAAGATATGGCATGAACACCTCTTTGATTTAAGGTTATTATTATAGTGTAAAAATAAAAATCATGGTTGTTTGAGCTGCCTTTGCAATAACAAACAAGCTTCTTTAAGGAATTGCTTTAAGGCGTTTTGAGAATAATTGATAAAATGCGTCAGCTCATTTTCTTTAAGATGCAATGAAACGATTAAGACGCTTTGTAAGATATGAGCGATACTCCCTTCAAATAAAATGCCGATAGTGGGGGTTTTAGCGCTGGCTGTTTGGCAAAACCCGTTCAAACTATCCACCCATTCAAATATTTCTTGCTTGGTTTTACAAGATATGGCATGAACACCTCTTTGATTTAAGGTTATTATTATAGTGTAAAAATAAAAATCATGGTTGTTTGAGCTGCCTTTGCAATAACAAACAAGCTTCTTTAAGGAATTGCTTTAAGGCGTTTTGAGAATAATTGATAAAATGCGTCAGCTCATTTTCTTTAAGATGCAATGAAACGATTAAGACGCTTTGTAAGATATGAGCGATACTCCCTTCAAATAAAATGCCGATAGTGGGGGTTTTAGCGCTGGCTGTTTGACAAAACCCACTCAAGCTATCCACCCATTCAAATATTTCTTGCTTGGTTTTACAAGGCGTGTTTAAATATTTTAAAAAATCCTCTTTAAAACTCATCAGATTTTTTTGTAGATTTTTTAAATCATCAGCATGGTTATTGGGGGGATTAAACATGCTTTTAATGCGAGCGGTAGCGTCTTGTTTGTTGATTGGTTTCAATTTCACTTGAGAGCGATTGAGGCTAACAGCATGCTTGATTTTAGCCCCATAGCTTAAATTATAGACTTTTTTAGGCTGGTAATAATGAAGGGCTTCTTCAATCCTTTCTTTAGAAAGTAAAAAAAGCGAATCGCTAAAAGTTTCATAACCTTTAAAATTGCCCTCTACGCTGATTAAAGATGAAGTGTCAATTTCTTTTTCGTTTTCATAATAGGAATTTTGAGCGTGCTTTTTAAACCCTTTGATATAAGCGCAATCTAAAGCGCACAAATAGATTTCATCGCTCATCAAACCCGCTAAAGCCACCCCGGCATTGCCCACAAAAGGCGCTGCATATTCTATACTTAAAGGGCTTATATATGCACAAGCGCTCCCCCCACGCATAAACATCAACGCTTCTTTGGCTAAATTAAAAGCGTTAGGATTGAGCATGTTAGCCCCCATTAAGGGGGTGTCTTCTAGGGGGGCGTTTTCTAAAACTTCCTTAAGATAGTCTATGCGCTCCACTTCTATTTGAAAATCCACTTTAACGCCATGCATTTTTAAGGGCTTTAAAGCGGTTCCGCATGAAAAAATAATAAAATGATCTTCATTTTCTTTTAAAAAATCTAGCAATAAATCCAGGCTTGGCCCATTACCCACCACGCAAATAGGGGCGTTAATTTTTTTAGGTTTGGTTTTTAGGGTTTGGTATAAGGGTAAGTTTTTGAGCGTGTTCTTTAGTCCTAGCAATTCGTCTTCAAAACTCCCCCAACCCCTTAAAGCTTGTTTGTAATAGCTTTGAATGTTTTCTCGCATGCACGAATTAAAAGCGCTTTTATAGGGCATGATTTCTAGCTTTAAAAAAGAATGCGTAACAGGGCGTTTCAAAAAATCCATTTTTAATTCATTGGGGTTAAAAAACCCTTGAATAAAGAGTTTAGCCCCTTTTGTAATCAAATCTTCATAACGTGCAAAATAACAGCTGATTTTAAACAAATCTAAATTTTCTTCAACCAAATAAAGCGAATGGAAGCGGTAATTTTGAGCCTGTAAAATAGCCAAAAACAAGCCATCTAAAACGCCATAAACCATGGTAGGGGGTAAGAATTTCTTTAAAGAGCAAGGCGTTTGATGGTTATTTAAAAAATTTAAGATCGCATGCGTGGCCTTAAGGGTTAGGGGGAGTTGGTGGTTGTTTTGAGTTTTTAAATAATGTAAAGAGAGGCGGTTATTGTCTAATGACCATCTGGGATTATTCAAGGGGTTAGAAGCCATGTTGAAAGCGGTTTCTATCATTTGATTTTTAGGGTAGCTTAAAGCGTTTGTTGGCGTGTGTAAGAGATTAAGATGATTTTTTTCAAAAAGCAATTGGTAATTTTTAAAAGGCGTATTGAGAGCGTTAAACAGATTGGGGTGATAGGATTTGAAAAAAACTAAATTATCCCTAAAACGCTTTGAAATTTCTTTTTCTAAAAAGGGTGCATCAAAAGATTCTAGGGCTTTTAAAAAGGGCATGTAATAGCCTTTTTCATAAGACCCCTTAGGAGTCTTTTAAATCATTTTCTAAGATTTGGGAAGCGATGGCGATCTTTTTCAACGAGATAAAATCTTGTTCGCTGTAGCGTTTGTTGTCATTCATCTTATGGTAGTAAGGGGCGCTTAAATTTAGGGCTTTTTCCTCTAAATCTTGCTTGGTTATATTAGTTTGGATTTCAAAAAGACTTTTTGCTTCTTCTAAAGACATAGGGATTTCTATTGCATTGAAGCGTTCAAAATTGTCATAAAGCTCGTTAAAATCCTGATTGTCTATCTGTAAAAACGCCCCCACGTCTAAAAACAATTCTTTTTCCTTGCTGTCTAGTATCCCATCAGCATAGGCCAACAACATAAGAAATTCCACTAATTTCAGGCGTTTGGTGTATTCCCCATGCGTGTGATCAGCGATTTCTTGGCATAAGGATTCAAAATTTTCTTTTTGATCCACAGGCTCATTGAGAAGCTCTTTGGCTAAATTTTGCTGTTCGCTGCTTAAGGGCTGCTCTAATTCATGGATAAAAAGCGTTCTTAAGGCGTTATCCAAAGCGTTTTTTTGAATGTCTAAAAACTTTAAAAGACGCATATAAGCGCCTGTTTGGGTTTGCTTGAATTTGTCTAGGGGGCTAGATTGCGCTAACAAATAGGGGTCATTTTTCAAGTCGTATTCTTCGGTTTTGGTTTTAGGGTTTAGGGGGTTTTTCAAATATTCTTTGAGGGTGTTGTAAAAATAAAACAACACAACCGCCGCAATAATTAATAAAATGATTTCCATTTTTTTCCTTTATGAGTATTTTTTCATTTGTTCTTTAAGGTCTTGTTTTTGCCTGCTCTCTCGCTCTTTTTTGGCTTGATAAAGACGCATTTGTTCTTCTTTTTGCTTGTCTTGTAAGATCATTTTCCTCTCATGGTTTTTTTTAAGCCGTTCTATGTATTCTTCTCGTTTTTCTGGGTCTTGGAAACTCACAGGGCGGATGAAAAAAACAAACAAAATCAACACAAAAATCCCTATAGCGACAATCTCAGAGCCTTCGCCATTGAAAGCATACCAAAGCCCCCCCATCAAAGAAGCGAGCGCGAGTTTTAAAAAAGCGTTCATTTTAAATGAAAGTAACCTTATGATAATGCGTATCAAGCCCTAGAGCTTTTTTGTCTTTTTCCCCCATAGCCATTAGCGCGATTTGAGGTAAAAATAAAGTGGGGGTGTTGTCATTATCTCTTTTATAAACTTTTGAAGCTTTTAAGCTTAAATTTTCAAAAGCGTGAAAAAGCCCCAAAGAATGTGCGATTAAAAAATCCGCCCCCAAATCAATCCCCAAATAGCGTAAATGCGCGCACTGGAGTAATCCGCTTGCTTCATTGACTTCCAAAAGGGGGGCGTAATTTTGAAAAGACTCTAAAAAATGGGGGGCTTTTAAATGGATTTTATTGAAAAAATGATCGCTTGGTTTGATGCGAGAAAATTCAGCCCCTAAAAACGCGTCAAAAGGGCTTTTCAATTCCCATGCCAAAAATTCATTAACCCACTCATTAAGATAGACGACCTCAACGCCTTTTTCATAAACAAGCTGGTATTTTTTTAATTTTTCATTGACGGAGTTGGTGATTTCAGGGTTGTTGTCTAAAACTTCTTTAGCATGCAAAATATTCAAATACGCATCTTCTTCGCAAAAAATGAGCGAAACGCCATTGGCTTTGGCTAGAGCCAGATTATACGCAGAAGCGGTAAGGAAATCATGCGTGCTGATAATCTTCCCATAATAGCCCCCATCATAACAAAAAGGCAGATCAATGATTTTTTGCCCCATTTTTTCTAAATAGAGCTTAGCACTTTTTAGGAGCACTTGCGCGTCTAAATGTTTCGCATAAGCGTTAAAGAGCGCGCAAGTTTTAGGGGGGTTAGGCGTTTTAGGGGGGTTAGAGTTGTATTGAAAAAGGCTTAAAAGGTTTTTAGAAAAATCTTTCCATGGCTTGATTTTGGAATTGGTGAGCATTTCTTGCAATTCATAGATTTCATGATCAATGTTGTCATCGTTTTTATAGAGGTAATGCGCCACGCTTAAAAAATTCATCACGCCGCTTTCAGGCTGAGAGATCATCTCTAATAACCGGTTGCGCTCTGTGGGGTAGCGTTTCATCAGCCATTTAACATACAAGAAAAAGCCATCGCCCAGATATTTAGGGTTGGTTTGGGGGTTGATAAAATTGATTTGGATAAACTTTTCTAATTCTTCTTTTTCGCCTTTAGTGATGTAGGGGACTTGTTTGAAAAAATCTTCATAGTTTTTTAAAACCGCCTTTTCATCAATCATCAAGTCTTTTAAAGCGTACCGTTTGGATAGGGGATCTAGCACCCATTCTTTAGAAAAAAACGCCACCAAATCGCTCACTTTAGCGTCTTCAAACACCGCAATTTGGTTGATTTTAAGCGCGATATTTTCACTATAGCTCACGCCTTTGAGTTGTTTTAAAAGATCCAAAAGGTATTGATCTTCTTGGTATTCTAAAAAATAAGACTCATAAGCAGGGTTATAGTCCTTGTTGGTTTCAAAACGAAAGACTTTTACATGCAATTTCAAAACGCTCATCAATGATTCCTTTAGCTTTTGTGCAGATTTTCTAAAATCGCGCGGTTTTTGGAATTGGAAAAAAGAGCCTCTTTAGAATCCAACCACTCTTTAGACTCTCGCTCGTCTTTCTTTGGCTCTTGCATGAGTGACTCTTCTTTGTGGAACAATTCAAGCGAATCGCAACGATTGAATAAAACGGCATTTTCATTGTTTTCTTTGATAAGGATTTGAATGATGCCAGGAAGTTTTACTTGAACCACGCTGCCAATATTGTTAGGACCAAACCCAGCTTCAAACTGCACGCTTTGCGCGTCAATCATCAGACTCTCTAATGTGTATCCGGCTAAAACAAACAACACTAACGCGCCGAATTTTTCATGGATTTCTTTAGGGAGCTTGGGGGAAAAATCAATCGCATCCCTTTCGCACAAAAGGTTAAAACTCAAATGGTTTTTGGACAGAAATTGCAAGTATTCAATGCAATGCTTGTTGTTTAAAAGCCTTAATTCTCTTTGCATGCGAGCAACCTTTCAAATTCTTCTAACAAATGACGCACCTCTTGCATGCCAATTTCCCAAAATTCCTTACTATCAATGTCAAAGCCAAACATGGACACTAATTCTTTAGGGCTTTTTGACCCTCCTAAACTCAAAAATTCCGTGTAAGTTTTAACAAACTCTTTAGCGTCGCTTTTTTTATAAAGCCCATAAAGCGCTAAAGTTAAAAGCTGCCCGTAACTATAAGCGTAGCAATAAAAAGGCGAATGGATAAAATGGGGGATATAGCTCCACCACAAATGGTAGTTTTTAGTGAGTTTCACGCTCTTTTCAAACATTCTTTGGTTTTCTTCAAACCAGATTTGATCAAAATCTTTGGTGTCTAATTCTTCATCTATTTCATGGATTCTTCTTTCAAAATTCGTCATCACCACTTGCCTAAAAAGCGTAGAAAAAATATCCTCTAGTTTGCCTGCTAGCATGAAAAGGAGTTCATCAGATTTTAAACCCTTTTTTAAATGCTCAAAAAACAGCATTTCAGAAAAGACAGAAGCGGTTTCTGCGGTGGTTAGGGGCGTATCCATGTTCAATACGCCTTGTTTTTTGGACAATTCTTGGTGGATCATATGCCCAAATTCATGAGCGATAGTGAAAGCGTCTCGGCGGTTTCCTGTGTAGTTTAACAGCACATAAGGGTGAGCGCTAGGCACCGCGCCATGGCTAAAAGCCCCGCCTTGCTTAAAGTCTTTGGGGTGTGAATCCACCCAACCCTCTTTGATCGCTTTAGAAGCGATTTTATGAAATTCAGGGCTAAAGGCTTTAAGGGTTTTAAGCACTTCTTCTAAAGCTTGAGAGTAAGTCATGGTGATACTCTCATCGTTTAAAGGAGCGTAGCGATCGTAATCTTTGAGTTTATGCCCTAAAATTTGCGCTTTTTGATGATAATAACGATGCACTAAAGAAAAGTTAGCGTTCACAATCTCTATCATGCTATCCACGCTCTCTTGGGAGATCTGGTTGTCAATGTGGCGGAAACTCTCTTTTTTATCGTATTTTCTCAGTTTGGTTTCAATGAGCAAATCTTTACGCACCATGTTTAAAATGTAAGTGAGCAAAGGGCGGGATTTTTCTAACGCTTTGCTGAAAGCTTTTTGGGATTTTTTGCGGATCTTGCGTTTGGGGTTGTGCAAGAGGGCTAAAATTTCTTCTTCGCTTAAATTTTGCTCTTCAAAAGGGATTTTCAAAGAAGAAAAATGCTCATCAAAAAGACGGCTAAACGCACCCACTCCCACAGGCGAAAGGGCTAGGGCGATCTTTTCTTCATCTAAATTCAAGGTGTGCTTTTTCTTTTCTATGAGGTTGTTTAGATAAAAAGCATGATCTTTGCATTTTTTAATGAAAGCGAGCTGTTTTTTGGCGTCCAAATTCTTAAATTCAATTTCAAAGAATAAAAGGTGTTGTTGGATATTTGCACAAGCCATTTCGCATTGCGAATAAAACTTCGCTTCTTTGGTGTTCTTAGCAAAGAGTAATTGAGCGTAAGTCATCGCTCTAGAAATTTTTTCTAACAAATTTTCGTAATGTTTAAGAGCGTTGGCAAATCCTGTGGCGTCTAAATCCTTAAGGTTATTTTGATAAGCACTCTCAAATTCTTGTGCTTCTGTTTGTAAGGTTTTTAAAAATTCTTCTGCGCTTTCTTTATTTTCAAATAAAGCGCTTAAATCCCATTCTTGCTCTTTCATAAAAGCCCCCTTTATTTAATAGTTTGAGTTCAATACGCTTGTATTTTAACATAACACTGACAATACAAGCAAACTTATCATTTGGTTTTTGCGCCATTATTTTTTAGCCGGCTCATTTTCTTGGCTCTTTTGGTGCAAAATAAATTGAGCGATAGATTCCAGGTATTTTAAAATAAAAGGGGTTGCTAACATGGAAAAGACCACCATGAGAATAAGGAGTTGGTGGATGTCATTTTGAGCGATATTTAAGATATTTTTTTGGTGCAAAAGACCAAGAATCCCTTTTTTTTCTTGCAAGTTAAAGAGCTGGTGCGAGCCTGAATTTAAAAAGATAACAAAAGAAAACTCCCCGATTTGCGCCAAAGAAAGAGCGGTTTTTATGGCAGTTTTAGCGTCTCTAAAAAAACGCAAAAGCGCATAAATGATAGCTGTCTTAAAACCCATCACTAAAATGAGTAAAAAGATGACAACAAAGAACTTCTCCATAAAGAAATTCACATTAATTTGCATCCCTATCGTAATGAAAAAAAGGGCTAAAAAGAGGTTTTTTAATTGCGCGAATTCTTCTTGGACATTGATTTTATAGCGCGATTTAGAAATCGCCATGCCCACAATGAACGCTCCTAATGACATAGAAAACCCAAAAAAATGGCTCAACCCAGCTGCGCTGCAAACAATCACTAAAATCGTGCCTATAAAAATTTCAGGCAAGCGCGTGTCTTTCGCTTGCTCTAAGATGAGATTAGCCCCTTTTTTTCCAGGCAATAACAAAAGAACTAAAATAATCCCTGCTGAAATAAAGGTTTTAAGAATGAGTAAATTAACATTAGAATCTTTACTGCCTAGAATCGTCAAAATTAAAAGCATGGGAATGGCTGCAATATCTTGGAAAATCAAAATCCCCACCGCGCTCTTTCCCATAGGCGTGCTAAGCTGTTTGGAATCTTCAAAGAATTTCAGCACAATAGCGGTTGAAGAGAGCGAAAGCCCCATGCCTAAAACAAGGGAAAAAATGGGTGAAAGACCCAAAATAAAATACCCCAATAAAAAAGCGATTAAAGCGCATAAAACCACTTGTAAAAGCCCAAAAACCAGCACTTCTTGTTTGATGGATTTGAGCTTGTCAAAATTAAACTCAATGCCTATCATAAACATTAAAAAGACGATACCAAATTCACCAATATCAGACAACAAATTAAAATCATTAATTTTAAAAAAAGCCGCTAAGACCGTTCCTGTGCAAATGTAGCCAATGATAACGGGCATGTCTAATTTCTTTAAAAAGATTCCAAAGCCTACAGCAAGCCATAAGCCAGCAATAACAATATAAAGTGTGCTGTTTTCCATAAAAACCTTTCCCCAGTAGAATCAATTTGTTTTAAAGAAATAAAAGCGAAACTATCCTATTAAATTGAGCCATTAAATAACACTATTGAATAAAATAATATCTATCAAATATATATAAGTAATTTATTATTTAAATCTTACTAAACCCATATTCAAACGCAAACACCAAACACCAACACCATATCTAGAAAATAAAAATTCAAACGCTAGGATTATACTGCACTAAAACAAACTTTCTATTTATAAAAAAGATTTTTTGAACCCCAACCTTTTAAGAGTTGGCCAGGGTTTGATTTGATGAAGAAGAGCGGATGAAAGAACAAATTAGAAAGTGAAGACATAATCCACATACCAAGAATAGTAGCGGATAAGCCCTACATCTTTGCTGCCTTGATTAACCATAGGGAATTTCACGCCCGCTTCAAACGCGCTGCGATCCCCAATGCGCATTCTTCCGCCTAAATTCCACAAGAACTGGAATCTCGTTTGATTGACATCATAAGGGAACATCCAAGTGTTTCCGGCTAATTGAACGCCACCAATGAGACCTAGAGCGAATTTATCCAAAGGAATGAGATTGACGATCAAATCGCCACCGCCGCCATAGGTGAGCAAATTGGTTTTGGTGTGTTCTGTCCCTGAAGTGTTAAACCAATCTAAAAAGCCATACACCCTAGCCCCAAACCATTTATTGGCAAAGCCTACAAAACCTAATTTGAAATTCAAACCATAAAGATCATTGCCATGGCGCCAATCAGAGTAATTGCTGTTATAAGGGCCATAACGACCTTGTTGATAACCCGCACCCATGAAAAACCCATTCACTTCGCCAGCTAGCGCTAAACTCGCGCTCAAGCTTAAAATACAAGCAATTCTTTTAATCATAATAAATCCTTCTTGTTGAATTAAAGTTACACCCTAAAATCGGTTATTTTTCTAAAAGATTTAATTTTTTATCAAAGATGAAGATTTTAGAGTGGAAATGTTGGTTAAATACTGATAAGTGGGATACGCCCACCGACAAACCGTCTCAAATTTTTAAAATACAAATTTTTAAGATATAAATAGGTATAATCAATAACTTCAATCATTTAATCAAAGGGAGTTCTATGAAAAATGCTTTCAAAGCGTTTGCCTTGTTAATCGTATTTTTTTCAAGCGCTCTGTTGGCACAGGATTTAAAAATCGCTGCTGCTGCTAATCTCACACGCACTTTAAAAGCCCTTGTTAAAGAATTTCAAAAAGAACACCCCAAAGACGCTGTTAAGATTAGCTTTAATTCTTCAGGCAAACTCTACGCTCAAATCGCTCAA contains:
- a CDS encoding DEAD/DEAH box helicase family protein, which translates into the protein MFASLNVLKELQKHYETNPKDPLKGIIWHTQGSGKTALTYHLTKLIRDFFSPLNKKTKFYFIVDRLDLLEQAKNEFLKRGLCVHEAENKEDLSQKLKNSRVFEGPQGNDEIIVVNIQKFKAPNEEKAPNEDPSSAPKEIISKTELQEAAKDSHDLQRVFIIDEAHRSYDPKGCFYANLIECDKTAIKIALTGTPLLEDNAQDKATKNTFGNYLHTYSYAESIKDRHTLKLQLESIEKSYKEKLQKIYRLLQESITIEDIEVKKEFIFNHERYIKEMLFYIIRDLLKFRRVNNDENLKAMVVCFSSAQAKLANLLFNEVQEKVLQENPNLRILNKLQSSLILHDEQEVKEKIHSFKHGDTDIVFVFNMLLTGFDLPNLKRLYIHRELKDHNLLQALARVNRSYNNMSLGYLIDFVGIQENFDKTTDDYLKELNQFNQSDSNIKDNLKDMFADRETLEKDIKNAYDDLFNYPIDDIEAMTSAIVGISEMNELLKVSHAINTLKINYNLIRTSSDEKILSLKEKMDIEKISKISSMLGKKAKQLHALKNINEPKNPNDLIVLEDLIALLDFKIEFKESKELRFKEKEEISAKYKQAKEMLEKIPDKQDKEVQKISKELSKLIQEPLTNHNFDGISHSYSVIISQLKQHKEQTTNLLNKYNNDRAYAITHKRLHKRLMEQNISNQTGIFTLLSALKSAIDARIFKRQEILNEEYYLKTAIKAELRNAFKEDPSLKDLEKEKEFIAQTLFNELTQNHHQGNLHA
- a CDS encoding motility associated factor glycosyltransferase family protein is translated as MPFLKALESFDAPFLEKEISKRFRDNLVFFKSYHPNLFNALNTPFKNYQLLFEKNHLNLLHTPTNALSYPKNQMIETAFNMASNPLNNPRWSLDNNRLSLHYLKTQNNHQLPLTLKATHAILNFLNNHQTPCSLKKFLPPTMVYGVLDGLFLAILQAQNYRFHSLYLVEENLDLFKISCYFARYEDLITKGAKLFIQGFFNPNELKMDFLKRPVTHSFLKLEIMPYKSAFNSCMRENIQSYYKQALRGWGSFEDELLGLKNTLKNLPLYQTLKTKPKKINAPICVVGNGPSLDLLLDFLKENEDHFIIFSCGTALKPLKMHGVKVDFQIEVERIDYLKEVLENAPLEDTPLMGANMLNPNAFNLAKEALMFMRGGSACAYISPLSIEYAAPFVGNAGVALAGLMSDEIYLCALDCAYIKGFKKHAQNSYYENEKEIDTSSLISVEGNFKGYETFSDSLFLLSKERIEEALHYYQPKKVYNLSYGAKIKHAVSLNRSQVKLKPINKQDATARIKSMFNPPNNHADDLKNLQKNLMSFKEDFLKYLNTPCKTKQEIFEWVDSLSGFCQTASAKTPTIGILFEGSIAHILQSVLIVSLHLKENELTHFINYSQNALKQFLKEACLLLQRQLKQP
- a CDS encoding TerB family tellurite resistance protein; this encodes MEIILLIIAAVVLFYFYNTLKEYLKNPLNPKTKTEEYDLKNDPYLLAQSSPLDKFKQTQTGAYMRLLKFLDIQKNALDNALRTLFIHELEQPLSSEQQNLAKELLNEPVDQKENFESLCQEIADHTHGEYTKRLKLVEFLMLLAYADGILDSKEKELFLDVGAFLQIDNQDFNELYDNFERFNAIEIPMSLEEAKSLFEIQTNITKQDLEEKALNLSAPYYHKMNDNKRYSEQDFISLKKIAIASQILENDLKDS
- a CDS encoding DUF5644 domain-containing protein, coding for MSVLKLHVKVFRFETNKDYNPAYESYFLEYQEDQYLLDLLKQLKGVSYSENIALKINQIAVFEDAKVSDLVAFFSKEWVLDPLSKRYALKDLMIDEKAVLKNYEDFFKQVPYITKGEKEELEKFIQINFINPQTNPKYLGDGFFLYVKWLMKRYPTERNRLLEMISQPESGVMNFLSVAHYLYKNDDNIDHEIYELQEMLTNSKIKPWKDFSKNLLSLFQYNSNPPKTPNPPKTCALFNAYAKHLDAQVLLKSAKLYLEKMGQKIIDLPFCYDGGYYGKIISTHDFLTASAYNLALAKANGVSLIFCEEDAYLNILHAKEVLDNNPEITNSVNEKLKKYQLVYEKGVEVVYLNEWVNEFLAWELKSPFDAFLGAEFSRIKPSDHFFNKIHLKAPHFLESFQNYAPLLEVNEASGLLQCAHLRYLGIDLGADFLIAHSLGLFHAFENLSLKASKVYKRDNDNTPTLFLPQIALMAMGEKDKKALGLDTHYHKVTFI